In Oceanispirochaeta sp., the following proteins share a genomic window:
- a CDS encoding FAD-dependent oxidoreductase — protein MKNDFDLIIVGGGISGAIAGISAARENIKTLIIDQNGFLGGMLTGAGVGPMMTFHSGSEQVIQGITGELIDRLKKENLSPGHLFDTTGYTYTVTPFDLEGMKWALESMFLEAGGHLLYHTMLADVQLDSGMIQSLTICNKGGLSTIKGSYYIDATGDADLSAWSGVECTKGRESDGMSQPLTMKVRMYGVDMSKVRGYIHSHPEEFPRLKGDTSIIDKAERLSIGGFVQTLKNARASGDFTFTREDILFFETNNPGEVIINTSRITGLDSTNPFDLSKGEVEGRKQAHELARFFRKYISGFENAVLEFTGPSIGIRSSRQIEGLYRITKDDILEGRKFEDAVVCNGYPIDVHSPTGEDTFSSHLAWGDYYTIPYRALVNKLVGNLITVGRCISGDFEAQAAFRTTPGAGAIGHAGGAASVIAVRSKKSFAELDYKEIQDLLRKQNAFLPLD, from the coding sequence GTGAAGAACGATTTTGATTTAATTATAGTGGGCGGTGGCATCTCCGGTGCTATAGCCGGGATTTCAGCTGCCAGAGAGAATATTAAGACTCTGATCATTGACCAGAACGGATTTCTGGGAGGAATGCTCACCGGAGCTGGTGTCGGGCCGATGATGACTTTTCATTCCGGCAGTGAACAGGTTATTCAGGGAATTACGGGGGAACTCATAGATCGCTTGAAGAAGGAGAATCTATCCCCGGGGCATCTCTTTGATACGACGGGTTATACATATACGGTAACTCCCTTTGACCTGGAAGGAATGAAATGGGCCCTGGAATCCATGTTTCTTGAAGCGGGGGGACATCTTTTGTACCATACCATGCTGGCCGATGTTCAACTGGATTCTGGTATGATACAGAGTTTAACCATCTGCAACAAAGGAGGATTATCAACAATAAAAGGCTCCTATTATATCGATGCTACGGGGGATGCTGATCTTTCAGCCTGGTCCGGAGTGGAGTGCACAAAAGGCCGTGAATCCGATGGAATGAGTCAGCCATTGACAATGAAAGTGCGGATGTATGGTGTTGATATGAGTAAGGTCAGAGGCTATATACATAGTCATCCAGAGGAGTTTCCCCGTTTAAAGGGTGATACGAGCATCATTGATAAGGCCGAGAGGCTGTCTATCGGAGGTTTTGTACAAACCCTCAAGAATGCCAGGGCCTCGGGTGATTTTACCTTTACAAGAGAAGATATCCTGTTCTTTGAAACTAATAATCCCGGTGAAGTTATCATTAATACATCCCGTATTACCGGCTTGGATTCAACAAATCCTTTTGATTTATCAAAGGGGGAAGTGGAAGGTCGAAAGCAGGCTCATGAGCTGGCAAGGTTCTTCAGGAAGTATATTTCAGGTTTTGAAAATGCAGTTTTAGAGTTTACCGGTCCTTCCATTGGAATCCGTTCGTCCAGACAGATCGAAGGTTTGTACAGGATCACTAAAGATGATATTCTTGAAGGACGAAAATTTGAAGATGCTGTTGTTTGTAATGGTTATCCCATAGATGTTCATAGTCCAACAGGGGAAGATACTTTTAGCTCCCATCTTGCCTGGGGAGATTATTATACAATTCCCTACAGAGCCCTTGTAAATAAGCTAGTAGGAAATCTGATTACCGTGGGTCGTTGTATTTCCGGCGACTTTGAAGCACAGGCAGCCTTCAGGACTACTCCGGGAGCCGGAGCGATCGGTCATGCCGGAGGAGCAGCCTCAGTGATCGCTGTACGATCAAAGAAGTCATTTGCAGAACTGGATTACAAAGAGATTCAGGATCTTTTAAGGAAACAGAATGCCTTTCTTCCTTTGGATTGA
- a CDS encoding LacI family DNA-binding transcriptional regulator — protein sequence MKKKTSIKDVARYAGVSPSTVSAVVNNNVGKGIRVGKETQEKIRKAVKDLGYMPSPAAQSLVTGISHIISVFTYEAAFPFAAESEFYSFLLGIEKKAEITGFDLLLITNKKFRTETDRQEQVDLNRLKLGDGGILIGIKRHTETLLRLIDDGFPLVFIGRRDMMGRKVNMVNYDYDSIIFELVKYSYNLGHKKVSYIRKLGNQEPYEDRQKALNTSMDYWPELSCRTIILEDSLTSMDIEACMSQGITLFFLERKSLAIRLQELCNEMGLTLGEDISAVLLEDQWFSSDIQWTCWSNVRDELGKMSVALLNDIISAVSNEPITRRIVPDLVKGETIRSISFTLRSKS from the coding sequence ATGAAAAAGAAAACCAGTATAAAAGATGTTGCCAGGTATGCAGGAGTCTCTCCATCCACTGTCTCTGCTGTAGTCAATAACAATGTAGGAAAAGGAATAAGGGTCGGGAAGGAAACCCAGGAAAAAATTCGAAAAGCTGTAAAAGATCTGGGATATATGCCCAGTCCGGCGGCTCAAAGTCTTGTGACAGGGATAAGCCATATCATTTCAGTTTTTACATATGAGGCTGCATTTCCCTTTGCTGCAGAAAGTGAGTTTTATTCCTTTCTACTGGGTATAGAAAAGAAGGCGGAGATAACCGGGTTTGACCTGCTCCTGATAACAAATAAAAAATTCAGAACAGAAACGGACAGACAGGAACAGGTCGATTTAAATAGACTTAAGCTGGGAGATGGCGGCATCCTGATAGGAATAAAAAGACATACTGAAACACTTCTGCGTCTCATTGATGATGGTTTCCCCTTAGTTTTTATCGGACGAAGGGATATGATGGGCCGGAAAGTAAATATGGTGAACTATGATTATGATTCAATTATTTTTGAACTTGTAAAATACAGCTATAATCTAGGTCATAAGAAGGTTTCTTACATACGGAAACTGGGGAACCAGGAACCATATGAAGACCGTCAGAAGGCCTTGAATACCAGCATGGACTATTGGCCGGAACTGAGTTGCAGGACAATCATTCTTGAGGATTCATTGACTTCCATGGATATTGAAGCATGTATGTCACAAGGAATTACTTTATTTTTTCTGGAGAGGAAATCTCTGGCGATAAGGCTTCAGGAATTATGCAATGAAATGGGACTGACTCTGGGGGAAGATATTTCTGCTGTACTTCTCGAAGATCAATGGTTTTCTTCTGATATACAATGGACATGCTGGAGCAATGTGAGGGACGAACTTGGAAAAATGTCCGTTGCTTTACTGAACGATATCATATCCGCTGTCTCAAATGAACCGATCACAAGACGAATTGTTCCTGATCTTGTAAAGGGTGAGACAATCCGGAGTATTTCCTTTACTCTCCGTTCAAAATCCTGA
- a CDS encoding VOC family protein gives MKIDHIVIWTQDLEKIRHFYEYYFSARSHQKYTNTADILQKDGFVISDGPRKTGDGYYESAVLDPDGNRLELTV, from the coding sequence ATGAAAATTGATCATATCGTGATATGGACACAGGACCTTGAAAAAATCCGCCATTTTTATGAGTATTACTTTTCCGCCAGGTCCCATCAGAAATATACTAATACTGCTGATATTTTGCAAAAAGATGGATTTGTTATATCCGACGGACCCCGAAAAACGGGTGACGGTTATTATGAATCCGCAGTACTTGATCCCGATGGAAACCGTCTGGAATTGACAGTCTGA
- a CDS encoding nitroreductase family protein, with protein sequence MNKTMKLINNRKSLRQYAEDGVSREQKDSIIQAAMRAPTAGNMMLYTMIEVEDQSLKDRLVVTCDQQPFIAKSPFVLLFLADYQRSFDYFLASDVEGFCQEQGRTLRHPEEGDFLLACCDALIAAQNAVVAAESLGLGSCYIGDIMENYEEHRRMFNLPDYVFPITMLCFGTPPGMYKDQKPQIRFEQEFVHFKDSYRRLDSDDYGRMYAPMIKALTQGIQYKNGARNLGQHTYTRKFDSDFSREMSRSVREALKVWQKGGPP encoded by the coding sequence ATGAATAAAACCATGAAACTTATCAACAACAGGAAATCCCTGCGTCAATACGCAGAGGATGGTGTCAGCAGGGAGCAGAAAGACAGCATCATCCAGGCTGCCATGCGTGCACCCACTGCAGGGAATATGATGCTGTATACCATGATTGAGGTAGAGGATCAGAGCCTGAAAGACCGTCTGGTGGTGACCTGTGACCAACAGCCCTTCATCGCTAAATCTCCCTTTGTCCTCCTTTTTTTGGCAGACTATCAGCGGTCTTTTGATTACTTCCTGGCATCTGATGTGGAAGGATTTTGTCAGGAACAGGGCCGAACATTGAGGCATCCCGAAGAGGGTGATTTTCTTTTAGCCTGCTGTGATGCTCTGATTGCGGCTCAGAATGCCGTTGTGGCCGCCGAATCCCTGGGGCTGGGTTCCTGTTATATCGGGGATATCATGGAGAATTATGAAGAGCACCGCAGGATGTTTAATTTGCCGGATTATGTCTTTCCCATCACCATGCTCTGCTTTGGTACTCCCCCCGGCATGTATAAAGATCAAAAGCCTCAGATTCGTTTTGAACAGGAGTTTGTGCATTTTAAAGATTCCTACAGGCGGCTGGACAGTGATGATTATGGCAGGATGTATGCTCCCATGATCAAGGCCTTAACCCAGGGGATTCAGTACAAAAATGGTGCTCGAAACCTGGGGCAGCATACATACACCCGTAAATTTGACAGTGATTTCAGCAGAGAAATGAGCCGCTCCGTCAGAGAAGCCCTCAAGGTGTGGCAGAAAGGTGGTCCTCCTTGA